Proteins from one Mesotoga infera genomic window:
- a CDS encoding transposase, whose protein sequence is MPTTNISQIISDVIGSVRFLRIEQRRFVEGYSCALFLSAHKNTSRLAPFCSSSQSSISRMLSSQSLSTRDLSYARVDYISRFLQEYSLEFKYIILDETVMKRRGKRIENLGKFYSTIENKIVSGVSLLSAIGWVKDKLYFPLFSSLRDEENLTDQFIRMLERIPFKDTILMMDGGILCSEIFLKAMEMGFTVIGRLNPVMNVIFQGRKLHLSKLRNKTRGLSSIIVKIPKYNNATVKLVFHNTDQENRIILSSDTSLTDWEILEHYRKRNYIETYFKAVKQNFGLKAQVFSSTSFQKHVELVQLAFTTWMIANFYRSVKDQVSLRDFLELIKFDYFFQLARSSSASDSSIHFLLPRFVNSKCIS, encoded by the coding sequence ATGCCCACAACGAATATATCACAGATTATCTCGGATGTCATCGGTTCAGTTCGCTTCCTACGTATAGAGCAGAGAAGGTTTGTTGAAGGGTATTCCTGTGCCCTCTTCCTGTCCGCTCATAAGAACACCAGCAGACTGGCCCCCTTCTGTTCTTCTTCTCAGTCATCCATCTCGAGAATGTTGAGCTCTCAGTCACTCTCCACAAGAGACCTTTCATACGCGAGAGTAGATTACATCTCTAGATTCCTCCAGGAGTATTCTCTCGAGTTCAAGTACATCATTCTGGACGAGACTGTCATGAAGAGGAGAGGAAAGAGAATCGAGAATCTCGGGAAGTTCTACTCAACCATAGAGAATAAAATCGTGAGCGGTGTCTCTCTCTTGAGCGCTATCGGCTGGGTGAAAGATAAACTCTACTTCCCTCTCTTCTCCTCTTTGAGAGACGAAGAGAATCTCACAGACCAGTTCATTCGAATGCTAGAGAGGATACCTTTCAAAGATACTATCCTCATGATGGATGGAGGAATACTCTGCTCGGAGATATTTCTGAAGGCTATGGAAATGGGGTTCACAGTAATCGGAAGACTCAACCCTGTGATGAATGTTATCTTTCAGGGGCGCAAGCTCCATCTGTCCAAACTGAGAAACAAGACTCGCGGTCTCTCTTCTATCATTGTGAAGATACCCAAATACAACAATGCCACTGTCAAGCTTGTCTTCCATAACACAGACCAAGAGAACAGAATCATCCTCTCAAGCGATACTTCTCTGACCGATTGGGAGATCCTTGAGCATTATAGGAAGAGAAACTACATCGAGACCTACTTCAAAGCAGTCAAGCAGAACTTCGGTCTCAAGGCCCAGGTCTTCTCCTCTACCAGTTTTCAGAAGCATGTCGAACTTGTCCAGCTTGCCTTCACTACATGGATGATCGCCAACTTCTATCGTTCTGTCAAAGACCAGGTCTCTCTCAGGGATTTCCTTGAACTGATCAAATTCGATTACTTCTTCCAATTAGCTCGAAGCTCTTCCGCTAGCGATTCTTCTATCCACTTCCTTCTTCCTCGCTTTGTTAACTCGAAGTGCATAAGTTGA
- a CDS encoding nucleotidyl transferase AbiEii/AbiGii toxin family protein, with protein sequence MKNSMQLKAIVKNMAKSKKISAQIVLQNYMLERLLERISLSRYQSNFILKGGFLIASIVGLDTRATMDIDATIKGLKINAESIQNMLNEICAIEINDEVIFSLRRIEEIRESADYHGFRVALEAVYPPIKVPLKVDITTGDIITPKEINYEFRLLFDSRSIRILAYNLETIMAEKLETTIARGNQNTRPRDYYDIYIIRKLQWQNIDPRTLKEALLNTCQSRGTINIIKRYDEILKTVQTSDAMSEFWKDYQNQFDYARDIGFDHICHTIREILNDILE encoded by the coding sequence TTGAAGAATTCGATGCAGCTGAAAGCGATCGTTAAGAACATGGCTAAAAGCAAGAAAATCTCCGCTCAGATTGTCCTGCAGAACTATATGCTGGAGCGTTTGCTGGAAAGAATTTCATTATCACGCTACCAATCGAACTTCATCTTGAAAGGTGGATTTCTTATCGCGTCAATAGTAGGCCTTGATACAAGAGCGACCATGGATATAGACGCGACCATTAAAGGGCTAAAGATTAATGCAGAAAGCATACAGAACATGCTGAACGAGATTTGTGCGATAGAAATTAATGATGAAGTCATTTTCTCGCTCAGAAGGATTGAAGAGATACGTGAGAGTGCAGATTATCATGGATTCCGCGTAGCCCTGGAAGCGGTGTACCCTCCGATAAAAGTACCTCTGAAAGTTGATATCACCACAGGAGACATCATCACGCCAAAAGAAATCAACTACGAATTTAGACTGCTCTTCGATTCCCGGAGCATCAGAATACTTGCATATAACCTGGAGACGATAATGGCCGAGAAACTAGAAACAACGATAGCAAGAGGAAATCAAAATACTCGTCCCAGGGATTATTACGACATCTATATAATTCGCAAACTGCAGTGGCAAAACATTGATCCGCGTACTCTGAAGGAAGCTTTGCTCAATACCTGCCAAAGCAGAGGAACTATAAACATAATTAAGCGCTATGACGAAATACTAAAAACGGTCCAGACCAGCGATGCAATGAGTGAGTTCTGGAAAGATTATCAGAATCAGTTCGATTATGCCAGAGATATCGGATTCGATCATATCTGTCATACAATAAGAGAAATACTTAACGATATTCTAGAATAG
- a CDS encoding type IV toxin-antitoxin system AbiEi family antitoxin domain-containing protein: MSYINKILDVARKNNGIVTSRQITDAGINRQYLRILVERGLLERSARGVYIIPTILDDEMFNLQNRYRRGIFSHGTALFLLGLTDRTPIKYSMTFPIGYNTSNLKEENVEYYRVKDGLYELGITTTKTPNGNEVRVYNAERTLCDTLKGRSHTDIQIISEAFKRYVKLLNRDIPLISEYAKLMRVEKKLRAYLEVLL; this comes from the coding sequence ATGTCCTATATCAACAAGATTCTAGACGTCGCGCGTAAAAACAACGGTATAGTAACATCGAGACAAATCACAGATGCGGGGATAAACCGTCAGTATTTGAGAATTCTTGTAGAAAGGGGCCTTCTCGAAAGATCAGCACGCGGTGTTTATATTATTCCTACGATTCTTGACGATGAGATGTTCAACCTCCAAAACCGCTACAGGCGGGGGATCTTTTCTCACGGAACAGCACTATTCTTGCTTGGTTTGACAGATCGAACCCCGATCAAGTATTCAATGACATTTCCGATCGGCTATAATACCTCAAATCTAAAAGAAGAAAATGTTGAATACTATCGCGTCAAAGACGGGTTATACGAACTTGGTATAACCACGACAAAAACTCCTAATGGCAACGAGGTAAGGGTCTATAATGCAGAGAGAACACTGTGCGACACTCTAAAGGGACGAAGTCATACAGATATACAGATCATCAGCGAAGCATTCAAGAGATACGTAAAACTGCTCAATAGAGATATTCCATTGATTTCAGAATACGCAAAGCTCATGAGGGTAGAAAAGAAGCTTCGGGCTTATTTAGAGGTGTTACTTTGA